The Bacillus sp. 2205SS5-2 genome contains a region encoding:
- a CDS encoding antibiotic biosynthesis monooxygenase, with protein MIMVTNSIRIKKGHVHEVAKRFQQPKAIHKTPGFLRMQILITKEIEEYDELKVCTTWENEESFEAWTTSNSFKSAHTKRQGEENQEKIMLGSSLSKFEVAFEHEKE; from the coding sequence ATGATTATGGTGACCAATAGCATTCGCATTAAAAAAGGACATGTGCATGAGGTGGCGAAACGATTTCAACAGCCAAAAGCAATACATAAAACACCAGGCTTCCTCCGTATGCAAATCCTCATTACAAAAGAGATCGAAGAGTATGATGAGTTAAAGGTATGCACAACATGGGAAAACGAAGAATCATTTGAAGCTTGGACGACTAGTAATTCGTTCAAAAGTGCTCATACGAAAAGGCAAGGGGAAGAAAACCAAGAAAAGATTATGCTAGGTTCGAGCTTGTCTAAATTTGAAGTAGCTTTTGAACATGAGAAGGAGTAA